TCCTCGAGTGAGAGGCTTGGGTGATCACTCGAAGTGGGGTGACGGGGTAGGTCTTGCCAGGTACCGGCGCAGTCATCGGCAGAGGACCTCGCCCGAGTCATCCCGTCCGGGTAGGGGCGAACCTGCTCGGCCGCAGGTTCGTAAAGCGATCTGGGATCGCGTCCGATGCGATACAACTCGCTTCCATCCACTCACTTGCTGGTTGACGGGGCTGTCGACTGGTGAGTGTCGGAGGGTGGCGTGCTGTTGGTTCGAGTGGTGAGCACGAGGACGGGCAGCAGGGCCACCGCGATGATGCCTCCGGTGAGCGCGAGCAGGGGGTAGCTTCCGGTGGCCACGATCATGCCGGAGGCCAGCCCGCCGCCTGCTCCGGCGATGGCGATGGTGACGTCGACCAGGCCTTGGGTTTTGGCGCGGGTGGCCAGCGAGGTGTTGTCGGTGATGATCGCGGTGCCGCTGACCAGTCCGAAGCTCCATCCCAGGCCCAGCAGGCCGAGCGCGACTGCCAGCAGCGCGACCGACTGTGGTGGGGCGACGGCGGCCACCAGTCCGGCGGCCAGCAGGGTGAGCCCGGAGGCAGCCGCGATGGGCATTCGGCCGTAGCGGTCGACGAGGAAACCGCTCAGGGGGGACGGCAGGTACATCGAGGCGATGTGCACGGCGATGACGGCTCCGGCCGCGCCGACGGAGTGTCCGTGGTGCTGCATGTGGATCGGGGTCATGGTCATGATCGCGACCATGACGAGTTGGGCCACGACCATCACCGTGGCCCCGAGCAGCACGCGGCGCCTGTTGTCGGCCGAGGTTATCGAGACTGAGGTGCTCTCGTCCGGTCGGGATGTGTCCGGATCAGCCAGGATGCGCGCGGTGATCAACGGGTCGGGACGCAGCAGTGACCACAGCACGATTCCGGCGGCCGCATAGGCGACGGCGGCCAACAGGAAGGGACCGGCCAGCGCAGGGATGTTCCACGCCCGGGCCAGCGTGCCCAGCGGGGTGACCAGGTTGGGGCCGACGACAGCGCCGAGAGTGGTGGCCACCAGCACGGTGCTCAGCGCGCGGGCACGGTGGCCGGGAGTGGCCAGGTCGGCGCCGGAGTAGCGGGCTTGCAGGTTGGTGGCGGTACCGGCCCCGTAGACGACCAGGGCGGTGAACAGCAGTGTGACGTTGTCGATGGTGGCGGCGACCACGACACCGCAGGCCCCCAGTGCCCCGGCGGCGTAGCCGGCCGCGAGGCCGATCCGGCGCCCCAGACGTTGGGAGGTGCGTCCGATCACCGCGGCCGCCGCGGCCGATCCGGCGGTGAACAGGGCGCTGGGCAGGCCGGACAGGCCCGTGGTGTTGAGCATGTCCTCGGCCAGCAGGGCGCCGACGGTGATGCCGGCGGCCAGTCCCGCCCCGCTGAGGATCTGAGCGGTAACGAGGATGGTGAGGATGCGTCGTTGGGCAGGGTGCAGCGCGGCCGCGGTGGTCATCACGGTCCCTTCGGGGGAAGTGGTGGATCGAGCAACGGTGATGGGCAGGCCGTCGTGGCAATTCCGCGTCCAGTTGACCGAAGTCGCGCTCGGCGGAGTTGCCGTCGGCGGGTGATTCGTCCGGCGGACGCGCCGCGGCCGCCGGGCGTGTGGTGCTTATCAGGTGGTGGCCACGGGCAGGTCGGCGAGTCGCCATTCGAGCATCCCGTCGTCCAGGCGGTGGGCGGTGCGCCCGTGGGCGGTCAGCAAGCGCACCGCGTCGTGGGCGAGCACGCAGTAGCGACCACGGCAGTAGGCGACGACGTCCTGGTCGGCCGGGATGGTGTCGAGCTTGTCGGCCAGTTCGTCCAGCGGGATCGATACGGCGCCGGGGATGTGTCCGGCCTCGTACTCCTCGCGTGGGCGCACGTCGAGCACGACCACGTCATCGTCCTGGGCTCGGCTGAGCAGTTCCTCGCGGCTGACGTGCTCGGCATCGTCCGGGCCGAGGTAGGCGGTGCTGGCCGTGGCTACGTCGGGCAGGTGAGCACTGGCCACGCTGCGCACCAGCGCGTACAGCGCGGCGACGTCGGTGCCGGCCAGCCGGTAGTAGATCTTGGTGCCCTCCCGGCGCGTGGTGACCAGGTTGGCTTGCTTGAGGGTCTGCAAATGTGCCGAGGCGGTGGTGGTGCCCAGCTGGGCCGTGCGGGCCAACGAGTCCACGGTGCGCTCGCCCTGGGCGAGCAGATCGAGCAGTTCGAGCCTCTTACCGCTGCCCAGTGCCTTGCCGACGCGGGCGAACTGGTCGAACAGCGCTGCCTTGGCATGATGATCAGACATCGTTCCTCCAATATTCCTTGGAATAGTGTATAAGGGAGGTTGCGTGAGGAAAAGCCACTCCGACGGGGGCCGCGATGAGCACGGTGGATCTGGTTCCGCTGGTCGATGAGGGTCTGGGTAACTCGGCCTACCTGGTCGATCTGGGTGACGGACGCGCGATGGTGGTGGATGTAAGCCTCGATCTGCGAGGCGCGTGGCAGGCCGCCCGGCGGCGTGGCCTGAGGCTGGCGTTTGCCGCGGATACGCACCTGCACGCCGACTTCGTCTCCGGCGTGCGCCAGTTGGCGGCCACCGAGGGCACCCAGGTACTCGCCTCGGCGGCCGGGCACCGGGAGTTCGCCCACACCGGACTGCACGACGGTGACGAGATCGACCTCGGCGGGCTGCGGCTGCGGGCGCTGGCCACACCCGGGCACACCCACGAGCACCTGGCGTTCCTGCTGCTCGACGGCGACCGACCGCAGGGCGTGTTCACCGGTGGATCGCTGATCGTCGGTGCGGCGGCACGCACCGACCTGGTCTCTCCGAACGAGACCGAGTCGCTGGCGCGGCAGCAGTATGCCTCGCTGCGACGCCTGGCGGCTCTGCCCGACGAGGTCGCGGTCTGGCCCACCCACGGCGCCGGATCGTTCTGTTCGGCCCCGCCCGGTGCGCAGCGCACCAGCACCATCGGCGCGGAGAAGGCCACCAACCCGCTGCTGCGGGCCCGCGACGAGGACGCCTTCGTGACGGGGCTGCTCGACTCGCTGGGCAGCTTCCCGCCGTACTTCCTGCGGCTGGCCGAGCACAACCGGCGTGGGCCTGCCGTGCTCGACGCCGACCCTGCCCTGCCGTCGCTGGACGGAGCACGGGTGCGGTCACTGCAAGCCGAGGGCGCGCAGGTGGTCGACGTGCGCCCGGTGCGCCAGTTCGCCACCGACCACGTCCCCGGAGCGCTGTCCGTTCCGCTGCGGCCGGCGTTCGCCTCCTGGCTGGGATGGCTGACCTCGCCCGAGCACCCACTGGTGATCGTCCGCTCGGAGGAACAGGACCCGACCGAGATCGCCTGGCAAGCCACCAAGATCGGCCGCATCGACCTCGCCGGCGAACTGGACGGCGG
The nucleotide sequence above comes from Actinopolyspora erythraea. Encoded proteins:
- a CDS encoding MFS transporter, whose protein sequence is MTTAAALHPAQRRILTILVTAQILSGAGLAAGITVGALLAEDMLNTTGLSGLPSALFTAGSAAAAAVIGRTSQRLGRRIGLAAGYAAGALGACGVVVAATIDNVTLLFTALVVYGAGTATNLQARYSGADLATPGHRARALSTVLVATTLGAVVGPNLVTPLGTLARAWNIPALAGPFLLAAVAYAAAGIVLWSLLRPDPLITARILADPDTSRPDESTSVSITSADNRRRVLLGATVMVVAQLVMVAIMTMTPIHMQHHGHSVGAAGAVIAVHIASMYLPSPLSGFLVDRYGRMPIAAASGLTLLAAGLVAAVAPPQSVALLAVALGLLGLGWSFGLVSGTAIITDNTSLATRAKTQGLVDVTIAIAGAGGGLASGMIVATGSYPLLALTGGIIAVALLPVLVLTTRTNSTPPSDTHQSTAPSTSK
- a CDS encoding ArsR/SmtB family transcription factor, which encodes MSDHHAKAALFDQFARVGKALGSGKRLELLDLLAQGERTVDSLARTAQLGTTTASAHLQTLKQANLVTTRREGTKIYYRLAGTDVAALYALVRSVASAHLPDVATASTAYLGPDDAEHVSREELLSRAQDDDVVVLDVRPREEYEAGHIPGAVSIPLDELADKLDTIPADQDVVAYCRGRYCVLAHDAVRLLTAHGRTAHRLDDGMLEWRLADLPVATT
- a CDS encoding MBL fold metallo-hydrolase, yielding MSTVDLVPLVDEGLGNSAYLVDLGDGRAMVVDVSLDLRGAWQAARRRGLRLAFAADTHLHADFVSGVRQLAATEGTQVLASAAGHREFAHTGLHDGDEIDLGGLRLRALATPGHTHEHLAFLLLDGDRPQGVFTGGSLIVGAAARTDLVSPNETESLARQQYASLRRLAALPDEVAVWPTHGAGSFCSAPPGAQRTSTIGAEKATNPLLRARDEDAFVTGLLDSLGSFPPYFLRLAEHNRRGPAVLDADPALPSLDGARVRSLQAEGAQVVDVRPVRQFATDHVPGALSVPLRPAFASWLGWLTSPEHPLVIVRSEEQDPTEIAWQATKIGRIDLAGELDGGMPAWTSDGQPTSSTRLLGADEITHQRVLDVRQDAEFAEGHVPGATHVELGTLADRADALPHAPTVVMCGHGERAMGAAGLLEQAGHRDLAVLEGGPQDWATTTGRSLEEGQ